The Anolis carolinensis isolate JA03-04 chromosome 1, rAnoCar3.1.pri, whole genome shotgun sequence genome window below encodes:
- the LOC134293583 gene encoding uncharacterized protein LOC134293583, producing MSQKRKSTIGKIPPKAKKGKFHQANESTDCRLDNNQETANASRIAETPEQRQAKLQQKREKARASRAAQTPEQRQARLAAMKERASMLRGAETPEQRQARLQQKREKARASTAAETPEQCQARLGVMKERASTSRGAETPEQCQARLAVMKERPSTSRAAETPEQRQARLRVKQEKASTSRAAETPEQRQVRLGAMQERASISRATETPEQHNARLQEIRDKVTTTRKGNHSNLLLEGFHYNPHKDYDQYPNVIIGQMNQICRYCHAKKFKMEPPGLCCKSGKVALPPLEQPPDELLSYMSGSTSESKHFLQNIRRYNSCFQMTSFGTTSVVEERSFPTTFRVQGQVYHTAGSMMPLPDQSPKFLQIFFMGDDQLETDQRCHYIPDVRRDIVLILQQMFHQHNHIINTFKTALERMPTDEYRVVIRADKKPVGEHERRFNAPQTNEVAIVISGDEFDQRDIIIQRRSNSLQRIPETHRWYDALQYPLIFWQGEDGYHFNIKLINPTSGIPTNKKVSAMDYYAYRIMIRSHVPNHILNCQQLFHQFIVDMYAKIETERLLFICQNQKKLRVDKYIHLRDTVSNDRSVDNIGQMVILLATFTGSPRHMHEYAQDGMTYVRSYERPDLFITFTCNPSWSDIKEELLFRQTPSDCHDLIARVFKQKQMKLINVINKSHVFGETRCCLYSIEWQKRGLPHPHNLICLKEKINPTDIDNVISAEFPNPSEDPSLYSVVTKNMIHGPCGNLNMNAPCMKEGKCSKKYPRQLVTDTQTGHDGYLLYRRRATSDGGFTAKLKIRGKTEVEVDNRWVVPYSPLLSKMFQAHINVEYCNSIKSIKYICKYVNKGSDMAVFGLTNENRNDEVPQYQLGRYISSNEAVWRIFSFPINERHPTIVHLSVHLENGQRVYFTRDNAETVAAEPPNTTLTAFFQLCQQDLFARTLLYPEVPKYYTWNASRKVFSKRKQGMSVSGHDAVASEALGRVYTVHPNNAECFFLRILLHTVRGPMSFAFLKTVNGEVCNTFREACQKLGLLEDDQH from the coding sequence ATGTCTCAAAAAAGGAAATCTACCATAGGAAAAATCCCACCAAAAGCAAAAAAGGGAAAATTCCACCAAGCAAATGAGTCAACTGACTGTCGACTTGATAATAACCAGGAAACAGCTAATGCATCAAGGATTGCAGAGACTCCAGAACAGCGTCAGGCCAAGCTTcaacaaaagagagaaaaggccAGAGCATCCAGAGCAGCACAGACTCCAGAACAGCGTCAGGCCAGACTTGCAGCAATGAAAGAAAGAGCCTCTATGTTAAGAGGAGCAGAGACTCCAGAACAGCGTCAGGCCAGGCTCCAACAAAAACGAGAGAAGGCCAGGGCATccacagcagcagagactccagaacAGTGTCAGGCCAGACTTGGGGTAATGAAAGAAAGAGCCTCTACATCAAGAGGAGCAGAGACTCCAGAACAGTGTCAGGCCAGGCTTGCAGTAATGAAAGAAAGACCCTCTACGTCaagagcagcagagactccagaacAGCGTCAGGCCAGACTTCGAGTAAAGCAAGAAAAAGCCTCTACGTCaagagcagcagagactccagaacAGCGTCAGGTCAGACTTGGAGCAATGCAAGAAAGAGCCTCTATATCAAGAGCAACAGAGACTCCAGAACAGCATAATGCCCGACTTCAAGAAATCAGGGATAAAGTCACTACAACAAGGAAAGGAAACCATTCAAATTTGTTGCTTGAAGGTTTTCACTATAATCCTCATAAGGACTATGATCAATATCCAAATGTTATTATTGGACAAATGAATCAAATATGTAGGTATTGTCATGCCAAGAAATTTAAAATGGAGCCACCGGGGTTGTGCTGTAAGAGTGGAAAAGTTGCACTGCCACCTTTAGAACAACCACCAGATGAACTTCTTTCTTATATGTCTGGAAGTACTTCAGAATCAAAACATTTCTTACAGAACATAAGAAGATACAATTCATGCTTTCAAATGACATCGTTTGGTACCACCTCTGTTGTTGAAGAAAGGAGCTTCCCAACAACTTTCAGAGTGCAAGGTCAAGTCTACCACACGGCAGGATCTATGATGCCTTTACCCGATCAAAGCCCCAAGTTTTTACAAATTTTCTTTATGGGGGATGACCAACTAGAAACAGATCAACGATGCCATTACATTCCTGATGTCAGACGTGATATTGTCTTGATCCTACAGCAGATGTTTCATCAACACAACCACATAATTAACACATTCAAAACAGCCCTAGAACGTATGCCAACAGATGAATACAGAGTAGTTATTAGAGCTGATAAAAAGCCAGTGGGAGAACATGAACGTCGCTTCAATGCTCCTCAAACAAACGAAGTTGCAATCGTCATATCAGGTGATGAATTTGATCAACGTGACATCATCATCCAAAGGCGCAGTAATTCACTACAGCGCATACCAGAAACACATCGATGGTATGATGCACTTCAATACCCACTGATATTTTGGCAGGGTGAAGATGGTTATCACTTCAACATTAAGCTAATCAACCCAACTTCAGGCATACCAACTAACAAAAAAGTCTCAGCAATGGACTACTATGCATACAGAATAATGATTAGAAGTCATGTTCCtaatcatattttaaattgtcAGCAACTATTTCATCAATTTATTGTTGATATGTATGCAAAGATTGAAACTGAGCGTCTTCTCTTCATATGCCAAAATCAAAAGAAACTTCGAGTGGACAAATACATCCACTTAAGGGATACTGTCTCCAATGATAGAAGTGTTGATAACATTGGGCAAATGGTCATTCTACTTGCTACATTCACAGGAAGCCCAAGACACATGCACGAATATGCTCAAGATGGCATGACATATGTGAGATCTTATGAACGCCCTGACTTATTTATTACTTTCACGTGTAATCCCTCTTGGTCAGACATAAAAGAAGAACTTTTATTCAGACAGACACCCAGCGATTGTCATGATTTAATAGCAAGAGtgttcaaacaaaaacaaatgaagttAATCAATGTAATAAATAAGAGCCATGTATTTGGAGAAACACGGTGCTGTCTGTACTCAATCGAATGGCAGAAACGAGGACTTCCACATCCCCATAATCTAATTTGTCTAAAAGAAAAAATTAATCCAACTGACATAGACAATGTTATATCTGCAGAATTCCCAAATCCATCTGAAGACCCTAGCCTCTATTCAGTGGTGACCAAAAATATGATTCATGGTCCATGTGGAAACCTTAATATGAATGCACCGTGTATGAAGGAAGGAAAGTGCAGCAAGAAGTATCCCAGACAATTGGTTACAGACACACAAACAGGACACGACGGTTATCTTCTCTATAGAAGACGAGCAACATCAGATGGTGGCTTCACGGCAAAACTCAAGATTAGAGGCAAGACAGAAGTAGAAGTGGACAACAGATGGGTTGTTCCATATTCTCCACTCCTTTCTAAAATGTTTCAAGCACATATTAATGTTGAATACTGCAACTCAATAAAGTCCATTAAGTACATCTGTAAATATGTGAACAAGGGAAGTGACATGGCTGTTTTTGGACTCACTAATGAAAACAGAAATGATGAAGTCCCTCAATACCAGCTGGGAAGATATATCAGCAGTAATGAAGCAGTTTGGCGGATTTTCAGCTTTCCGATCAATGAACGCCATCCAACCATTGTTCACCTTAGTGTGCATTTAGAGAATGGCCAAAGAGTCTACTTTACAAGAGATAATGCTGAGACAGTTGCTGCCGAACCACCAAATACCACCTTGACAGCATTCTTTCAGTTGTGTCAACAGGATTTGTTTGCAAGAACACTGCTATATCCTGAAGTTCCAAAATATTACACATGGAACGCA